cgactcccaccacggtaaaggaagtgcagcgatttttagggtttgccaattactaccggagatttatccggggttttggtcagatagctgctcccattacctcactgctgaaggggggtccggtgcgcttgcagtggtcagctggggcgGATAGGGCGTTTAGGAaactgagggctctgtttacctcggctcctgtgttggctcatccggatccctctctgcaattcatagtggaggtggacgcatctgaggctggaataggagctgtgctctctcagcgttcaggtacgccacctaagctccgcccctgtgccttcttctctaagaggctcagcccggcggagcaaaactatgatgtgggggacagggagctgttggctatcgtcaaggctctgaaggtgtggagacactggcttgagggggctaaacacccttttctcatctggactgaccaccgcaatctggagtacatccgggaggcgaggagactgaatcctcgccaggcaaggtgggccatgtttttcacccgttttgtgtttaccctctcttatAGACCCGGTTcccagaacgtcaaggcagacgcactgtcccggctgtatgacacagaggagcggtccatggatcccactcccatcatcccagcctcttgtttggtggcaccAGTAGtctgggagctggacgcggacattgagcgggcgtcacgtgcagagcccgttccccctcagtgtccagctgggcgtctgtacgttccgtccgctgtccgcgaccgattgatctactgggctcacacgtcaccctcctctggtcatcctgggattggtcggacaatgcgctgtcttagtgggaaatactggtggcccaccttagctaaggacgtgagggtttatgtttcctcctgctcggtgtgcgcccagcgcaaggctcctagacacctacccaggggtaagttacaacccttacccgttccacagcggccgtggtcgcacttgtcggtggattttataaccgatcttccaccatcacaaggtaacaccacgatcctggtcgttgtggatcgcttttctaagtcctgtcgtctcctccctttgcccggtctccctacggccctacagacggcggaggctctgtttacacacgtctttcggcactacggggtgcctgaggatatagtgtctgatcgagggccccagttcacgtcaagggtttggaaggcgttcatggaacgtctgggggtctcggttagccttacctcaggttttcaccccgaaagtaacgggcaggtggagagagttaatcaggatgtgggtaggtttctgaggtcttattgccaggatcggccgggggagtgggcggagtttgtgccctgggcagagatggctcagaactcgctccgccacacctccactaacctcactccgtttcagtgtgtgttaggttatcagccggttctggccccttggcatcagggccagaccgaggctcctgcggtggaccactggttccggcgcgcggaggagacctgggacgcagcTCACGTCCGCCTTCAGCGCGCCGTACGACGACAAAAAGCTGGTGCAGACcgtcgccgcagtgaggccccggtgtttacaccgggggacagggtctggctctcgacccgaaacctgcccctccgcctgccctgccggaagctgagtccgcggtttgtggggccgtttaaagtcctgaggagattgaacgaggtatgttataggttaaagcttccccccaattaccgcattaacccctcgttccatgtgtctctcctcaggccggtggtggctggcccactccaggaggccgaggtgcgggaggttcctccaccccctctggacattgaggggccccggcgtactccgttcgatccatcctggattcgagacgtcgggcgaggggtcttcagtacctcgtggactgggaggggtacggtccggaggagagatgctgggttccggtggaggatgtgttagaTCCTTCCATGCTGAGcgagttccatcgtctccatccggatcgccctgcgcctcgtcctccgggtcgtccccgaggccggtgtcgacgcactgctggagccgcgcgtcgggggggggtactgtcacgacttctactgaagttgatgcccctccttgttcgggtggtgttcggcgatcggtgtcaccggccttctagccaccattgatcagtttttcattttccattggttttgtctggtctctttacacacctgtttcatatcccagtaattatatgttgtatatttaaccctctgcttcccctcatttctctgtcggtgattgtttgtttgtcatgTACGTGTTTTTCTGAATCAGTGTACGACGGGTTATTGGTTTACCTGGATTCTTTTTTCTAagttggttttggaaataaatattccattttttaaaaccactctgttttctcctgcgcctgacttccctgccacctacatacacgggcTATGACAGGGTGATGATCGGTTATGTAACTCTGTGTCCCGGAACAGCTGAAGAACAGACCCgggaaaaaatgtgtttgattGCATGCCATGTGTTTTATTTTGGATTTGGGGAAGAAGTCTGGAGTGAGGGTTGTGTATTTGTTTAGGGTTCTGTGtataaacagagaggagaggtttaGGTGTCTgtgtacagacagagagaagagctttAGGGGTCTgtgtacagacagagagaagagctttAGGGGTCTgtgtacagacagagagaagagcttCAGGGGTCTgtgtacagacagagagaagagcttCAGGGGTCTgtgtacagacagagagaagagctttAGGGGTCTgtgtacagacagagagaagagctttAGGGGTCtgtgtatagacagagagaagagctttAGGGGACTgtgtacagacagagagaagagaaatgAAGGGGCCCATCCCAGCTGGCTCTGGTAGTATGTGGATTATACTGGGATAGATAAAGGATTTTGTTTTGGGGCAGACTGCAGGCCTCCCAGGCCCTATCGCCCTCCTGCTAACACTAACCAGATGCTGCTATGAGTGCGTCTGCTGAGGGTCTGCTGAGAGGGTTGAtgctgtcaacacacacacataggaagtGCAAGCAGACACAGGCAGccactcatacacacaaacaagcacatgAACAGACACACAGATGGGTGTTGGCCTGAGAAAGACAGTAGAGAGCCCAGATTATTGGCCCTGGACAAACCTGATGTTACACAAGTTGTAGTTGATTGTTGCCAGCTTTGACAGAGTAATTTATCCAATATTTTATGGGTCTACAGAAGATGCATTTGATGAAAGCCACATGGTTTTGACCGTGTTTTGTTTACTTTAATGAGTGAAAGTAGCTGAACCTGTGGCAGTAAACTGGATATTCTTTCTAACTGTACTCTACCCCccattctctttctcttctccatATCTCCATCCCTCTTACTCTCTTTcctacctccctccttccctctcctctctccatccctctcttccccgTCTTTCACTCcttgcctccccctctctctccctctccctctctctccttgcctccctcactcttctccctctctctccttgcctccctctctcttctccctatctccatccctctctctctttcctacctccctccttccctctcctctctcatccctccacctccctcgTCTTTCACTCCTtgcctccccctgtctccctctccctctcgctccttgcctccctctcttctctcccttcctccatacctcccattctctctcctaccctctctctctctcctcccttcctccatccagcatccccctccctccatccatccctctcactctctctaactctatccctctctccctctccccctctctctctaggtgtgGCGTGATGCAGGGACCCAGGTGTTTTTCTCCTACGCTGTATGTCAGGGGGTCCTCACCTCTCTGGGCAGCTACAACAAGTACAACAACAACTGTTACAAGTCAGTGTGACACACCACTGCACACAGCTTCCCCTTCAAAACTATATTTGAATCGTCACATAAAAACTAAAATATTTTCAAGTACTTCAACTGTGCTTGATTTAGTTTGCGCTTTACGAaaggaaccaatggaatagtcccaaaagtgaaaAACTGCACATCGCTTTTCTTTCCAAACGGTATCCTCTCACATTGATTTAGAGTATCATGCTAGGTCCCTCTTGACGTTATTTGAATTGGATCACCCAGACCTGGGTCAAACACATCATTATGTCACATGTTTTCCAACACTTGAGCTATGCTTGATATAGTTTGCTGTGTACAATAGATCCAATGGAATGGTCCCAAATGTGCAAACTCCACGCTAAATCAAGCGCACCTCAAATACCTTCAAGTGTTTAGTTTGAACTAAAACAGCTAAAAGAACACTGGCAAGTGTAATTGATGATGTGTTCATTGTTCTtatgtacagtaccttcctgtgAGGTTGCATAAGCAAACACTACATGATTGTGATTTTACACaccatgttgtgttccagggagtgatagtgattttaactaccatgttgtgttccagggagtgatagtgattttaactaccatgttgtgttccagggagtgatagtgattttaactaccatgttgtgttccagggagtgatagtgattttaactaccatgttgtgttccagggagtgATAGTGATTTTAACTACCATATTGTGTTCCAGGGAGTGATAGTGATTTTAACTACCTTGTTGTGCTCCAGGGAGTGATATTGATTTtaactaccatgttgtgttctagggagtgatagtgattttaactaccatgttgttttccagggagtgatagtgattttacacaccatgttgtgttccagggagtgATAGTGATTTTACACACCATGTTGTGTTCTAGGGACTGATAGTGATTTtaactaccatgttgtgttccagggagtgatagtgattttaactaccatgttgtgttccagggagtgATATTGATTTTgactaccatgttgtgttccagggagtgATATTGATTTTgactaccatgttgtgttccagggagtgatagtgattttaactaccatgttgtgttccagggATTGCGTGGCACTCTGCATTCTCAACAGTGCCACCAGCATCTTTGCTGGATTTGCCGTCTTTTCCGTACTGGGATTCATGGCTTACTCACTCAACGTGGACATGAATGAAGTCGTTAAAGGAGGTGGGCCTCTTTCCTCCacatccccctcttcctcctccttcctcatctTCATCCTTTTTTCAAAGTCACACACCATACTGCAGAGGTGAAGTTCGTCAACACCTTGATATAGAATGAGATTCCTTCATTTCTGTTATATATCATGTGAAGCTGGGATCTCCAACTCTGGTCCTAAAAATGTACTAGGTGTATAGGTGTTTGTTCCAGAACAGACATATTTGATCAAACAAATTGTGGTCCAGACTGAAGACTATAATTAGTTGATGTGAAATAGGTATGGTAGTGCTGTGGCGGAACAAGAGCCTACACTCCAGGTATCTCTCCAAGTAGAGATGGAGAAGCCTGTGCTATAGGTACGATACTGCTCACTGTCATAACCAATAATGGCCACAAGAGGGCCCTTCAGCCCAATGTACCACACCATAAAACTATCTCAACTGGTCTCCTCCACACAGCATTAAGCCAACACATCAACAGCTGAACAATTCCATATGCATTTTTCAGTCCGGTGATATTTACCTGCAAACACTAATaaactaatgtgtgtgtgtgggctgtttCCCACAGGACCTGGTCTGGCTTTCATCGCCTATCCCAAAGCCGTGTCCCTGCTACCAGGGGCCCAGTTCTGGGCCGTCCTCTTTTTTATTATGGTTATCTTACTGGGCCTGGACAGCCAGGTACTGTACAGGgacatgttggtgtgtgtgtgtgtgtgtgtgtgtgtgtgtgtgtgtgtgtgtgtgtgtgtgtgtgtgtgtgtgtgtgtgtgtgtttgatagagTTGTATTTAATTTATTAAGCTTAAATCAGTTAATGTGTAATTTTCAGTTGACAGGATACATCtttgtgcatgtatgtgtgtgtgtgtgtgtgtgtgttgtgaacatgttgtgtgtgttccctcccagtttgtgtgtgtagagAGCTTGGCCACATCCATCACTGACATGTTCCCTGATGTACTGCGGAGGTCTGGCCGGAGAGAGATCTTAGTACTAGTCATCGCTGTAGTCTGCTTCCTACTGGGTCTGCCTCTCATCACtgaggtaggagagagggagagagggagtggtggaagagagatatatagagggtGGGAgtcagagaaaaagagagatggagggagagagagagagacggatgcTAGTAAACTCTTCAATAGCACTAGGAACAGCAGTTCACCTCTGACATGTTCTTCTGTCCTTCCCATCAGAATGGGATAGTCCTCTTTCAGTTGATTGACTCGTACGGCGCCAGTGGGACCAGTCTGCTGTTCATTGCATGTTTTGAGTGCATCGCCGTCGCCTGGGTCTACGGTGAGTGACGTCACTATTAACATGATTGTACCGACTATGTTTACTGTAGTAACTGTTCTAATCGTTAAAGTGAATCTATACTCTAAGGGCCAGTTTCCTGGACCCAGATGAAGCCTGGTTCTGGActaaaatgctatttctaggaaTATTCTCCATTGGGCATGCTATTTAGTCCAGTACTACAATGGGTCTAAGGACAGTCCCAGCCAGTCACAACATGTTCATACCTGTACATGAAGTGTTTCCATACATTCACAGTAACATTACGTCTACATTGAAGTTATATTACCAGTCTACAAGGGAAGTGGGACACatggtacattttacattttttttacatttgagtcatttagcagacactcttatccagagtgacttacagtagtaaatacatacatttcattttcatttcatgcatttttttttttttttgtactggtagACCACTGTGTCTCAACATGTTTTCAGTCAATCGAGGGGGGACccatgtgtgtgtttctatcaAAATGAAGAGATGGATCTCCactaaaaaaaaaagtgtggcTGGATTGGCTTTCCAGGTGCGAACCGTTTCCTTGACAACATTGAAGACATGATAGGCTACCGTCCTTTCCCTTCGGTGCTGAAGTACTGCTGGCTCTTTGTGACACCTCTCATCTGTGGGGTGAGTAAGACAGACACctgtgtcacctctctctctctctctctcttttcatctttcTCTCTGCGTCTTTCTTTATGCTCATGTTCTCTTTCTTCATTATCTCTCTCCTGCTTTCATCTTGTTCTATTTCTTTCTCTGCACCTTTTGCTCTCTCTATCTTAAtgtttcctgtctctccctcgtggtctctctcttcctcgtggtctctctctccctcgtggtctgtctctccctggtggtttctctctccctcgtggtctgtctctctccctggtggtctgtctctccctcatggtctctctctccctccttcttcctTCTAAATTTGCATTAAAACACATGTATATATTCCTTCTATCCGGAAATGAATAGCAAATGACATTTGTTGATCACTATCTTTCTAATACCCTTTTCACAATACCGAGCCAAAATCAGCCGAGCTGTACTGGAATGGCCTGGGTACGCATCACCCAGTTGCTGGAGCTGTGCTGGAAAGCacaatgtgaaaataaaatatcccagccAGCACAGTACAGTTCGGGCTGGCCCTATAGTGGGAACCAGGTTTAAGTCGACAGTATCCAAGGCTAACCTTCATCTCCACCTCTTCCTGGTTCTCCTCAGATCACCCTGGTGTATGACACACTGACCAGTTCATCAACCAATCTAAATCTAGAGTACGCACCTGGGccctgggcctcccgagtggcctctctcctcatcctcaccCCGCTGATGTGCATCCCTGTCTACATTCTGCTGTGTCTGTGGAGGGTGAGTGTCTATACCTCACCTACCGTCACTCCATCATCACCCACCAGGCACCTACTGGGTGTCTACTCATAGATGTGTTGGTTTAGGGGTGGGTGGTGGAGGTATATGTGTATACATTttaatatctgtgtgtgtgtgcgcacgcgtgtgGGGATGTGTGCATGAACGTGGGTATTGTGGTTTTTCTTCAGTGTTTTGACCATGTCCTTCCTCCCAGAATCCTAAAGGGATGACCACTCCGTCCAGTGACCTGCGCCAGGCACGGCCACACGAACCCAGACTCACCGTGTGTGAGCGTGTCATCATCCAGGGACAAGAGAAACCCCCCAGGATTGCAGGGGATCGGGATGAGAAGCTGGCCATGGAGGAGATCAGTGGAGTCTTGTGTTGATGACATCATAGAACCTCAACCGTCAGGGTGCCGGGCTGCCTGATTGGTCTATGCAGGGATACCATGAAAgtctgggtcgtattcattatggcgtcaggtagcctagcggttaagagtgttgtgccagtaaccgaaaggtcaacTGGTTCGTATCCCCTAGCCGACTAGGTAAAAAATCTGAtgcgcccttgagcaaggcacttagccataattgttcctgtaagttgctctggataaaaatgtctgctaaataactgaaatgtaaaaatttgccaccaaacggaagaaaaagGACTGAAAAAGGAGGGACAACCTGAActtgttcaataaaaaaaaatgctacGCTGTGctctaatgaatacaacccaggctTCAACTGACCAGACTGAATGGCAGATACAGCAGGGCAAAGTCAACACCAACAAAAACAAATGGTTGACATTTCAGATGCATCATGCTACAAATGTTTACACCTGCTCTTGAATATTGAggtgttttctctctgttgtaTCTGTTATTGTTTACTTTTCCTCCTGGATTGCTATTTTTTTGACCATTTTGATAACCTAGTCCA
The DNA window shown above is from Salmo trutta chromosome 8, fSalTru1.1, whole genome shotgun sequence and carries:
- the LOC115199118 gene encoding sodium- and chloride-dependent GABA transporter 2, whose translation is MEEEMVGGTTPGGPVDSEAQKRSPEDAVQQERGKWANKTEFLLSMAGEIIGLGNVWRFPYLCYKNGGGVFFIPYFVFLFFCGIPVFFLETALGQYTSEGGVTAWRKICPMFEGVGIASQVIVAYLNIYYIVVLAWGLFYLFNSFRNPLPWSTCDNEWNTENCHNLSSMLLNPHLSQLDSDWSFLHNQTDYNDDYMFSNETMMITSPEEEFWARRVLRTSDNVSLGAVHWDLALCLLLAWIICYFCIWKGVKSTGKVVYFTATFPYLMLFILFIRGVTLPGAGEGLKYYLWPQMDKILEPGVWRDAGTQVFFSYAVCQGVLTSLGSYNKYNNNCYKDCVALCILNSATSIFAGFAVFSVLGFMAYSLNVDMNEVVKGGPGLAFIAYPKAVSLLPGAQFWAVLFFIMVILLGLDSQFVCVESLATSITDMFPDVLRRSGRREILVLVIAVVCFLLGLPLITENGIVLFQLIDSYGASGTSLLFIACFECIAVAWVYGANRFLDNIEDMIGYRPFPSVLKYCWLFVTPLICGITLVYDTLTSSSTNLNLEYAPGPWASRVASLLILTPLMCIPVYILLCLWRNPKGMTTPSSDLRQARPHEPRLTVCERVIIQGQEKPPRIAGDRDEKLAMEEISGVLC